The Parvibaculum sp. region ACGGCGCGCCTGACGTTCCTCGTCGATTGGGTGGCGACCCAGCTCTACGATCAGGAACGGGTGCGTGCGATCATGCAGGATCTGAGCGACGCCACCGGCGAGACGATCCTGCTCGGCGTCCAGAATGGTATTCAGGCGCAATATGTTCAGATCATCGACGCCACCGGGCCGGTGCGGCTTCATGCCGAGCCCGGCAGCTTCCGCGGGCTCGGCACAACGGCGGTCGGGCATATCCTGCTGGCGCGCCACGACGACGCGCAGATCAGCCGGCTGATCCGCCGCATCAACAGCGACACGCCCGATCCCTCAAAGAAACTCGACCCGTCCGCGCTCATCGAGAAGGTGCGCAAGGCGCGTGCGCAGGGCTATGCCCTGTCCATCAGCGGTGTCGTCAAGGGCGCCGGCGCGATCGCGATGCTCCTGCCGGAGAGCCTGGGCGCCACCCCGCTGGCGATCGGCATATCGAGCGTCGAAGCGGTTATCGTCGGAAACGAGCAGGCTTATGTGGACCTCCTCCGCAGAACCATACAGAAGCGGACAGTTGGAGCCGCGAATTGGGGGGAGCAGACATGAACCTGCGGCAGATGGAAGTCTTCCACGCGATCATGCGCGCCGGTTCGGTCACCGGCGCCGCCCGGCTTCTGAACGTGACGCAGCCGGCCGTGAGCGCCGTGCTGCGCCATTGCGAGGACCAGTTGCGCATCAAGCTGTTCGAGCGCACCGGCGGGCGGCTGCAGCCCACGCCCGAAGCGGAAGCCATCTTCCCCGACATCGCCAACATCTTCCAGCGCGTCGAAACCGTCAGCCGCGTCGCCAACGATCTCGCCGGCGGCAGACTTGGCAACATCACGGTTGCGGCCACCTTCGCCATCGCCAATGGCCCCCTGGCCGAAGCCGTTGCCGTCTTCTCCCGCTTCAAACCGTCGGTCCGGTTCTCCGTCCATGCCTTGCCCACCCATCAGGTCATCGATCGCGTGTCCCGTCGCGAAGCCGATTTCGGCCTTGGCTTCGGGCCGATCAGGGATCCCGCGGTCGAGGCGGAGCTGCTGGCGAGCGCCGAGATCGCCTGCATCATGCCGACCGACCATCCGCTGGCGCAGGAAGAGGTCATCACCGTCGAGAAGCTCGCCGGGCATCCGATTATCACCTACGCGCCGCACACCCCGATCGGCGGGCCAGTGGAAACAGCCTTCCGGGACTGCGACGTGGAACTGGTACGCGCCGTGCAGGTCAACTATTCGATGACGGCCTTCGTCCTGGCCGCGCGCGGCGCGGGCATCGCGATGGTCGAGCCTCTGCTGCTCAGCGCAGCCTCCATGCCATCGCTTGTGGCGCGCAGGTTCGAACCAAGGATCACCGTGGAAACCATGCTGATCCATCCCATCGGCCGAGGACAGACGCGGACGATGCGGAGCTTCATCGATACCTTGAAGACCAAGATCTCGGAGACCTATGGCACTGTGCTGCCGGAGCCGATCGACGGCAGCCCATCATCCTGACTTATGAACGAGGCCCGAATTGTGACTGTCAGCCTCGGCGCATGGGGCGTTAGCTATGCCCATCTCACACAGCATGGGCGAACAGATGGAACTGCAAGATCTCGTCAGAAACAATGTCAAAACCCGCATTGCCAAGGATGAAGTCGCGGTATCGATGATCGTGCGGCTCGTACAGAGCATTGAAATCGTGAGCATCGCCAGGGTCAGCGGCTTCGATTCGCTGTACGTGGACCTCGAACATTGTTCGTTCTCTCTCGAAACGACAGCTCAGATCTGCATGGCTTCGCTGCTGGCGGGGGTAACCCCGTTCGTGCGCGTTCCCAGCATCGAGTCGGACTATGTCTCACGCGTGCTCGACAACGGAGCGCTTGGCGTCATAGCACCGCATATCACCTCGGCTCGCGACGCCGAGAAAGTCGTTCGCAATGCCAAATTTCCCCCGCGCGGCGAGCGTTCGGTGACCGTGGGCATCCCGCATCTCGGATTCCAGACCTGGCCCGTCGATGAGGTGCGCAAGGCGCTGAACGACGCGACGACGGTTATCGCCATGATCGAGGACCAGCGCGGCCTCGACAATGCCGAGGAAATCGCTGCGGTCGATGGCGTCGATATCCTGATGATCGGTACCAACGATCTCTGCGCAGACTTTGGAATCGACGGCCAATTCGAACATCAACGCGTGGCGGATGCCTATCGGCGCACCATCGAGGCCTGCGCCAGGCACGGCAAGACCGTCGGGATCGGCGGTCTCGCCAATAAACCGAAGCTGATCGAGCAGTTCGTCGGCCTTGGTGCGCGTTATGTCTCCTCGGGCGCCGACCTGTCTTTCCTGCTGGCCGGTGCCAAGGATCGCGCCGCCGCGATACGCGCCTTTCAGAACAAGCCGCGCTGATCGTCTGACGGCATTATTCGCCGGCAAACAAAAAGCCGCCGCGAGCACCGCGGCGGCCCTGTCACGACAGCGGAATGTCGCGGGACCTCACGCCCCCTTGCGGGCTATGGCCTCCTGATGCGCCGGATCGATCAGGGGAAAGACTGTGAATGCGGCGGGCACGCAGTCCGACCATTCCGTCATCAGGCGATGCAACGTCTCGTGGCTCTCGACGTCGAAAACGACGATTGCGCCGCGGCCCGTCTTCACATAGACGGCCTTGACGATGCCCGCCTCCTTTTGGCGATCCAGCCAGTCCCAGAACGTCGTCTGGATTCCGCGCACCTGGGAGGGGCGGGCCGGCTGCGGATCACTGATGACCATGAACTGCATGATGTCGTTCCTTGTTGAAGCGTTGCTTGCGCGCGAGGCAGGCCTGCCTCGCGATGAGGGCCGAATACAGATCGAATGCCTGCCGGCCGCCCTCACAGACCGCCCGTGGATCGCCACGACGGGTGCTAGGAACGCAGCCCGGCGTTGATCTGGATGGTGCGCGAGCGCGTGAAGTGGTTGAGCATGGATTGGAGCGTATATTCCTTGCCGAGCCCGCTGACCTTCAGCCCGCCATAGGAGACATTGGCGCGGGGGCCCGCATACTGGTTGACCTGCACGAGACCGGCCTCGATACGTGCCGCGAACTGCATCGCAGTGCCGAGATCCCGCGTCCACATCGCGGCAGCCAGGCCAAAGACGCTGTCATTGGCAATGCGAATCGCATCCTCGAAGTCGGTGAACCGCACGGCCACCGCCACGGGCCCGAAGATCTCCTCCTGACAGAGCGGCGCGTCATGCGGCACGTTGTCGATCAGGGTCGGCCGCATGAAGAGGCGACCCGGCATCGACGAATCGGCCTCGGGCGACCCACCGCAAAGAACGCGGGCGCCGGGGATATCCTTGACGCTGCTCACGAACGACTGGATGCGATCCATCTGCTTCTGAGAGATGATCGTTCCGACCTCGGTGTTCTCGTCGAAGGGGTTCCCGACAACCAGCGCATTCATCAGCTTGACTGCACCTTCGACGACCTCGTCGTAGATGCTCTCCTGGATCAGGATGCGCGAGCCCGCGATGCAGGACTGGCCCTGCCGCATGAAGCGCATGCCGGCCACGACGCCTGGAATGGCCAACGCGAGATCGGCATCCGCCATCACGATATTGGGGTTCTTGCCACCGAGCTCAAGCGTGACCGGGATGAGCTTGTCGGCAACATATTGCGAGATGAGCTTGCCGACGTTGACCGAGCCGGTGAAGGTCGCCTTGCGCACGGCCGGATGCTGCACCAGCGGCTTGCCGACTTCCTCGCCGACGCCGGAGATCATGTTGATCGCGCCCGGAGGCAGGAAGGACTGGATGATCTCCGCGCAGCGCAACACGGCGAGCGGGGCGGTTTCCGCGCTCTTGACCACGATGGTGTTGCCCGCCACGAGAGCCGGCGCGATCTTGGCGCTCAACGTGAAGACCGGACCGTTCCACGGGATAACCGCCGCGATCACGCCGATCGGCTCGCAGGTCGTGTAGTGCAGAACGCCCTGCGCATCGGGAACCGTCTCGCCCTTGAGCTCGCCGGAGACCCCGGCGAACATGCGTAGCATATCGACCGCGGTGGCCATGTCGCCGCGGGATTGCGAAGCGATCGGGTGGCCGGTTTCGAGCGTCTGCAGCTGTGACAGCGTCTCAAGTTCCGCCTCGATCCGGTCCGCGGCCTGGGCGATCAGCCTGCCGCGCTCGCGGGCAGGAATGCGCGACCACACGGGAAAGGCCTTCGCTGCAGCTTCCACGGCGCGCGCGGCATCGGCAGCGCCGCAGCGCGGCACGGTCGCGATCACCTCCATCGTCGGGGGGTGGATGACGTCGATCGTCGCATCCGTCTCAGCGGCGACGAGGCTTCCACCAACAAGAACCTTGTTGGACAAGCGCTTTGCTTCCGCCCGCGCCGCAGCGGAGTCGATCAGTCTCTTCTGAGTGCCGGACATGGGCCTCCCTTTTTGATCTTGTTGACTCGAGCGGTCGAAAGGTAAGCCAGCCAGAGCAGGCGACCAAATCAGCAAAGCGAACGATGCCATAAGCCCAGGTGAATGAGAGACGAAGCTGCGCCCTGCTCCATAAAGACGGCTTATAGGACACCGGTAATCCGCGATTTGCCTCGACGGCGCTGGATGCTGTTTGTCGAATCAAGCCGATATCTTTCGAAGATTCGGCGGATTGGGGAAGAAACATGGACGTTTTTGACTATGTGATCATAGGTGGCGGCTCGGCTGGCTGTGTCATCGCCAACAGGCTGGTGACGGCCGGCGCCTCGGTCTGCGTCCTCGAAGCCGGACCTGTCGACAGCAATTTTTTCATCCATATGCCGGTTGGCTTCGTAAAAACGCTCTTCAACCCTTCTCTGATCTGGCAATTCTACAGCGAACCATCGGAGGGGAGCGGCGGCCGGAAACTATACGCGCCGCAGGGCAAGACGCTGGGCGGATCGAGCTCCGTCAATGGCATGGTCTATGTGCGCGGACAGGCGAACGACTACAACGCCTGGGCGCAGAGCGGCAATCGCGGCTGGGGCTATGCGGACGTGCTTCCCTATTTCCGACGGATCGAAAGCCGCATGGCGCCTCACGATCCGAA contains the following coding sequences:
- a CDS encoding IclR family transcriptional regulator C-terminal domain-containing protein; translation: MKSARRVFEFLEYFAAVQRSVSVAELATHYGYPNSSVSSIMRTMVGMGYLSYNGSARTYLPTARLTFLVDWVATQLYDQERVRAIMQDLSDATGETILLGVQNGIQAQYVQIIDATGPVRLHAEPGSFRGLGTTAVGHILLARHDDAQISRLIRRINSDTPDPSKKLDPSALIEKVRKARAQGYALSISGVVKGAGAIAMLLPESLGATPLAIGISSVEAVIVGNEQAYVDLLRRTIQKRTVGAANWGEQT
- a CDS encoding LysR family transcriptional regulator is translated as MNLRQMEVFHAIMRAGSVTGAARLLNVTQPAVSAVLRHCEDQLRIKLFERTGGRLQPTPEAEAIFPDIANIFQRVETVSRVANDLAGGRLGNITVAATFAIANGPLAEAVAVFSRFKPSVRFSVHALPTHQVIDRVSRREADFGLGFGPIRDPAVEAELLASAEIACIMPTDHPLAQEEVITVEKLAGHPIITYAPHTPIGGPVETAFRDCDVELVRAVQVNYSMTAFVLAARGAGIAMVEPLLLSAASMPSLVARRFEPRITVETMLIHPIGRGQTRTMRSFIDTLKTKISETYGTVLPEPIDGSPSS
- a CDS encoding aldolase/citrate lyase family protein, producing MELQDLVRNNVKTRIAKDEVAVSMIVRLVQSIEIVSIARVSGFDSLYVDLEHCSFSLETTAQICMASLLAGVTPFVRVPSIESDYVSRVLDNGALGVIAPHITSARDAEKVVRNAKFPPRGERSVTVGIPHLGFQTWPVDEVRKALNDATTVIAMIEDQRGLDNAEEIAAVDGVDILMIGTNDLCADFGIDGQFEHQRVADAYRRTIEACARHGKTVGIGGLANKPKLIEQFVGLGARYVSSGADLSFLLAGAKDRAAAIRAFQNKPR
- a CDS encoding DUF3303 family protein, with product MQFMVISDPQPARPSQVRGIQTTFWDWLDRQKEAGIVKAVYVKTGRGAIVVFDVESHETLHRLMTEWSDCVPAAFTVFPLIDPAHQEAIARKGA
- a CDS encoding aldehyde dehydrogenase family protein; protein product: MSGTQKRLIDSAAARAEAKRLSNKVLVGGSLVAAETDATIDVIHPPTMEVIATVPRCGAADAARAVEAAAKAFPVWSRIPARERGRLIAQAADRIEAELETLSQLQTLETGHPIASQSRGDMATAVDMLRMFAGVSGELKGETVPDAQGVLHYTTCEPIGVIAAVIPWNGPVFTLSAKIAPALVAGNTIVVKSAETAPLAVLRCAEIIQSFLPPGAINMISGVGEEVGKPLVQHPAVRKATFTGSVNVGKLISQYVADKLIPVTLELGGKNPNIVMADADLALAIPGVVAGMRFMRQGQSCIAGSRILIQESIYDEVVEGAVKLMNALVVGNPFDENTEVGTIISQKQMDRIQSFVSSVKDIPGARVLCGGSPEADSSMPGRLFMRPTLIDNVPHDAPLCQEEIFGPVAVAVRFTDFEDAIRIANDSVFGLAAAMWTRDLGTAMQFAARIEAGLVQVNQYAGPRANVSYGGLKVSGLGKEYTLQSMLNHFTRSRTIQINAGLRS